The genomic region atattgtgtatatatatattgtatatatatatatatatatatatatatatatattgtgtatatatatatatatatattgtgtatatatatatatatatatataaatatatacaatatatatatatatatatatataaatatatacaatatatatatatatatatatatatatatatatatatatatatgtatatatatatatatatattttgtatgtatatatattgtattaatatatatatatattgtatgtatatatattgtattaatatatatatatatatatatatatatatatatatatatattacagtatatatgtatatatatatatattatatatatatatatatataatatatataaattgtatgtatatatatatattgtatatatataatatatatattgtatatattaatatatatataattgtatatattataatatatatattgtgtatattaaatatatatattgtgtatatatataatatatatattgttatatatatatatattgtgtatatatataatatatatattgtgtgatatatataaatatatattgtgtatataataaatatatattgtatatatataatatatatattgttgttatattatatatatatatattgtgtgtatatataatatatatgtatgtgtatatatataatatatatattgtgtatatatataatataatatattgtgtatatatataatatatatatatatgtgatatatataatatatatatatgtgtataatatatatatatatatatatataatattatatagtgtatatatataatttatatatatatatatatatatatgtatatatatatatatatatatgtatatattattaatatatatatatatatatatatagtatatatatataaatttatatattgtatgtataatatatatatattgtatatatatatacaatattatatgtatatatatatatatatatatgtatattatatatatatataatgtatatatatataaatatgtatatatatataatatatatatatgatataatataatatatatattgtatagtatatatatatatattgtatatatatataatatatatattgtatatatatatataatatagtatatatgtatgatataatatatattgtatgtatatatatatatttatatatattggtatatatatatatatatatatatatatatatatatgtatatatatatatatatatatatattatatatatatgatatatatatatatatatattatatatatatttatatatatatattatatatttatatatatatatatattattaatatatatatatatatatatgatatatatatatatatattatatattgtatatatatatattgtatattatattatatataatatatattatatatatatatatatatattgtattatatatattttatttatatattataattatataaaatatatatatatatatattgatattatatatatatattatattatatatatatatattatatatattattatataatatatataatatatatttatattaataatatatatgtatattatatatatatattatatatatatatatatatattatatattaatattgtatatatatatatatatatatagtatattatattatatatatattatatatgtatattatatatataatattgtatatttattatatatataaattattatattatatattatgtatatattatatataaattatatatatatattgtatattgtatatatatatatatattgtatattatatgtatatatatattatatatatacatatatatattgtatatatatatatatatatatatatatatatatataatgttaatgttatatattatgtatattatatattatatattatatattatatattatatttattatatgtatatatatgtgtgtgtgtgtgtgtgtgtgtgtgtgtgtgtgtgtgtgtgtgtgtgtgtgtgtgtgtgtgtgtgtgtgttttatatatgtgctatatacgtttatctatatgtgtgctatatatatttctatatatatatttatttatttacttatttatttattgcaaacagtttgtttaattatcattcactgtttttatttatataattaattaagtGTTACtttttcttatgtatgtatattttatttacatacatattcaattatatatttagACCTTGTAATCTTCAGTtgaaaatatgttatatattttgatgtaatgattctaaaataagaaaaaagggaacaaGATTAGTGTGTGAAACAGTACCTTTCAGttagtaataatatagataaaaatatatataagataagacGTAGATTCTCTAGCTTAGCTTtgctttttatatatcttttactcTCTCAGGGTGAGTGTGACCGGACCTTAATCTATGTGACACTCTACATCACTGAGTGCCTCAAGAAACTGGCAAAGTGCAAGGACAAGAACATGGGTTTGAATGAAATGTATTCCCTGGCTCTCTCCAAGTTCCCCATTCCTGGGGAACCATCTTTCCCCCTCAATGCAGTCTACGCTAAGCCCAAGAATGACCAGGATTTAGGTTTGTAGTActcatttctttactttttatgtaTAGCTCATCTTCTGTTATAAGATAAAAGTCaagaaatgtgtatgtttatagacaaatatagacagattGTAGATAATGACAcacatgtttattaatttatttttgttaacagAAATGATGCAGCAATACCTCCAGCAGGTGCGGCAAGAGACTGGCTtgcgagtgtgtgagcgtgtgttcaACACTCCTGACGGCAAGCCCTCCAAGTGGTGGCTGTGCTTTACCAAGAAGAAGTTTATGGATAAATCCCTCTTAGCCCCAAGTGCTTAGGTTTAAGGTCATTAAGGGCTTTAGCTGGAGAAAATGGAGTGTTCTGGGTACAAGGACTCTATTTAAGGTATTTGgatgcagaaagaaagataatcagTGCCAATAGAGTTGTCTCTGACAcaactgtgtctgtttgtgtgtaatttAACTGGACAGGGAACATACTTCATTAGAAAAATCACATTTCCATCTTTGTATCTGCATCTAAAATAGTTGGGGATTTTCCCTGCCAAGTTGGGCAAGCTGGTTATTGAAATGACTTTTTTATCTGTAAGACTTCCCTCTTTATCCATTTTCTAGTATAATAGATGCAATATTGAAACTTCATATTTATTGATTGTTCATTTTGTCTAATCACATCATATGTCTGAAAAGTGATTTTGgtagtttttatttattactattagatAAAAGAATCTTGATTTCAGATATCTGTAaaggtaatttttaaaaataagtattattgttGATTGTTTGATTATTGATCTACTTAGAATTGAATAATTATTatgcattattttgattattaagcCCAAATATGCACAAATAGTTATTATTTTGCAGTGATGTCAGTAAAAGGAAATTGGTAAGAAAatgcacatacaaaaaatatgtttgtTCAAAAATCCCAATATTTTGAGTTTATACAATATACAAACCAAAGTGTTACTGTAAGGGTTACTGTGTTGAattcataaagaaaaacaaaataaaattttgtttattttaccttACCAAGAATATGAACACTAAGAGtggatatctgtatgtatattatgctACAAGTAACcacatttgcaaaaaaaaaaaaaaaaaaaaaaaaaatcaagatgttCTTCTTGTGTTTATGTGAGAAGTACAAGTGTatgtttatcatattattacttcCAACACACATGATAGACAGTGGTTACAAAGCAATGAACCTGTTAGATCCAGGTGCTTCATGGCCCACACCTGAACTAAAATCGGGTCTTTAGGCTTTCTTGAGTGGTGACTCTTCTGGACGCGTGGCTTGCAGGccagcccacacacacattcatttgcaatatcaagactccttgcctccccaGTGTAACGtgaatattatttgttttttgcagTTTTCTAAAGTCTACATTTGTGACTGACCATATGACTTgtgtcatttttatattttcatattattcagTATTCTGTAGTACACCCTGCACCGCCTGTCATGGCAGACAGGAATAGGATCCTAAGCATGGAAGAAGTGCTGTTTTCGCTACAATACTCTCTCATAATGCTCCTtactctcttatctccttcccaTTCTAACAAACTTTACCTTATACTCTATTCCATCAGCTCCCCTCTCAGTCCTCTTCACTTCTATACTATGCTCTaatactgttcaacctgtaacgcttatcattaactcattcctaacccttttcactTCTCTACTTTACCACTGCCATGTGACATTTGTTGTCATATTGCAtttccttacctgggggctttgccctCAAGCCTCACACTATCACTATGGCCAtagatgttgatgcagcagaaaaTTTTCACTAAATAAATCATCCTCCCTTGAGATGACTGACAGATGGTATATTTTACCTCCACTTACTAGTGGAAACAATACAAGAGTCCCTGACTAAATGTCCACTgagtctaatcttcctccaagaaCTTTGGTCAATCACGACAAGCCATTCCTATCACCTGATAGGAAATGTTTCATTACCGCATTTCATTCATCACCATAGCCAATAATAAAGATtgtttacccttattaggggcattaaggctcgGTCCTTTGTCGAGTAGCCTATCCAAATTTGATTTCTCTGGTTTcccaacccctgcctctcctttgaccacagctccgaCCACTGATACAAATACTCCTCCTCGATGGTTGCTGTCAGCTCTGTCCATTTTGAATCGTCCAATCGTTTCAATACTCAACCTTCTGAATACACCCCTTCCTTGCTCCCAACAACCTCCACTCCATCTGCACAGTCATTGTCactgtctaccccctccccccttattactTGTCTTCATCCATATTGTCGTCGTCCTCACAGTGCTACCTCAATCCACACCACCcgatcttcctcccaccctcacctttctactgcttccacctctgcaaacctttgaGTACTCTCTTTCATCCAGCCAAATGGGATTGATTCATTGTGGTTCCCCCTACAAAcccttactctgacaataccctcttccaacaatgtctccaaaaacaagttggCAACGTTTCTTTTCGCAGTCATTCTGATTGTTcacaccttgtcacagttacatctaaATCCCAAGTTTGTGCACTCCCTACCCCgattgacctcactggcaaacctattccagCCCAACCTCACTCGTTTAATACTTGGaccggaactgtttccatctccccaaTTAATTGTCTTGTCTACatcaaggactggtcagactgtgaaaacgacctTCTTGCCTATCTCCTTGACTATGATGCAAGTGCAGAGGTAGTGTTCTCATCCAGCAATCTTCCTGTTCAAAGCCcacactgccagtggatggtaaatcTGGCCATTTCTCGCACACAGGGTAATTTAGatacagcctgtcacaccaagaataaccattgtaatatatagaataaaactaaattattatcattatatattattatttctcccaGAGGCCAGTGCAAGTCCCACACAAATATTCCCAAGATTAGCTtcagtagacatgacctcccccatgaagtttaaaTAGATGGAGTGCCCTGCCCTATCCA from Penaeus chinensis breed Huanghai No. 1 chromosome 39, ASM1920278v2, whole genome shotgun sequence harbors:
- the LOC125046618 gene encoding actin-related protein 2/3 complex subunit 3-like, with amino-acid sequence MPAYHCNMPHPGVIVGNMAMLPIRTKYRGPAPLMTSEGIDVIDEALQYFKANVFFRTYEVKGECDRTLIYVTLYITECLKKLAKCKDKNMGLNEMYSLALSKFPIPGEPSFPLNAVYAKPKNDQDLEMMQQYLQQVRQETGLRVCERVFNTPDGKPSKWWLCFTKKKFMDKSLLAPSA